The genomic segment CGGAAGGAAAACAGGCCTTTTCCAAAGTTTCCAGCAAGGACCTTCTGAAAGGCTCAGAAGCCCTGATCGCCACCATGCGTGAAAACAGTCAAACCGGTAAGATCGAGCTGGTGGGCCATGTCAAGATTCCCGGAGTGCGCTCGCTTGCAACGGCCTCAACAATCCGTGAACTTGTAGGGCGGGTCGAAAATCTTGACGATGACCCCTATATGCTGTTCGGCGTGATCGAGCGGGTTGACGGCAAAACCAGAAACCGCAAGCTGATTGAATTCAGCCCGGAAAAGATCTTTTTTGGCGGACAGGATATCCCCCTTCAGGACCAGGACCGCATTGTCTTTTTCGGCAGGGATGACATCGCCTATCTGACGTCCCAGGAGGTCAGAGAGGTCATTATGAGTGGCGAATATCTGGTCAAGAAAACGCTTGATAACAGGACGCTGAACAAAAACTATTGTGCACCTTTGGATAATCTGGCGCGGATTATCAAGGACACCCAGTCGGAACGCTTCGCTACGGCGGTGAGGGCCGTGTTTGTGCGAAAGGAAACGGAAGAGGAACGTATCCGCGACCGGGAGGAACTGGCCGGGGAGGATCTGGATAAACTGCGCGAGGACATGGAACGCAGGGCGCTACTTTCCCGGCAGCAGAAAGAGGCCTCCTTCAGCCCACGACCGGCTAATGTGGAAGTTGACACAGAAGATGGGGAAGCCAGTCGGAAAATGCAACTGACTTTCTGCCCGGCGATCTATTCCGAGGTGGAATATCTGCTGCCGTTCACTTTGGAATATGTGGTGTCTGTGGATGGGGCTGTAAGGCAGCCGGGGGTATATCCCATCACCCCAGAGACGTCTGTAGCTTCTCTGTTGAGCGTTAGCGGCGGTACATCCCATGATGCTAATTTGGCGCGCATCGAGGTGGCCAATTTTGAAAATGGTGGCGGAGCGGCTCATCGTATCATGAATTGGGAATATGTGGATGCGATGTCTGCTTCCCTGGAAAACGTGACGCTTAATCCTGGGGGTAGCGTCCGGATCGGTTCCGTCCATACCAATTTTGAGCCCGGCGCGGTGTTGCTGTCAGGTGAATTCAAACAACCCGGTGTTTATACCATTCGCAAAGGCGAAAAACTGTCTGAACTGATCCTCAGGGCCGGGGGATTTACGGAACAGGCGTATCCTTATGGCGCCATCTTTACCCGCAAGAGGGTGAAGGAATTACAGGAAGCGGAATTGCGACGCACGGCGGAACGCTTGCGTTCAGCAATGGTTTCCGCATCAGTGAAGAAAAGTGTGGAGGCGGATTCCCTCATGGCCGCCCGGCAATTGACAGAACAGGTTGCTTCCACGGAAATGATGGGGCGCGTCGTTATCGAGGCCGATCCGGTGAAGCTGGCGCTTGATCCGGCTAAGGATATTGTCCTGGAAGCGGGAGATGCGCTTTTTGTCCCCAAACGTCCCAATTTTATCGTGGCCATCGGCGATGTGCTGAACCCGGGAGCGCTGCAATTTGTGCCTGGCAAAACGGTGAAGGAATATCTTGAAGAAGTGGGAGGATTTAGCCGTTCTGCGGATGAGGACCGGGTGTTCGTGGTCTACCCCAACGGGGTGGCCCGGCCAGTGCAACTGTCCTCTTGGGGCGGGGACAGGAATTTGTCCCTGCCGCCGGGGTCAGCCGTGGTGGTGCCCACGGATCTCAGTCCTTATGACAGTCTGACTCTGATTAAAGAGATTGGATCAATCGTTCAAAGTCTGGCGGTTTCCGCGGCGTCATTGGCCGTAATCTTCACAAATTGATGTTCCTGATGAACAGGCTGAGGCCGCATAAAAGTCGCAAAGCCTGGGGCATATTGCTGTGTTGTGTTGCGGGCTTTCCGGCCTTGGCGTGTGGGGCCGAGTATACACCTTATGACAATTCCCCGGGAAGTTTTGGCGGGGTGGGGCTTCTGGAAATGCCCACGGCGCGTTTTGCCCGCGATGGGGAACTGTCGTTCGGTGTCCATTATCAGGATCAGGTTACCCGGCTTTTTAGCGTCTGGCAGGCAACGCCGTGGCTTGAAGCGGGCCTGAGTTATACTGATGAAGCCAATGGCGTGGTTGACCGGTCTTTGGACATCAAAATCCGTCTGTGGGCGGAAGCCGATTATCGTCCGGCGCTGGCCATCGGCTTGCGTGACCTGTTGGGCAGTGGGCGGTATGGCAGCGAATATATTGTTGCCAGTAAACGTTATTACGATTTCGATTTCACGGCGGGGGTTGGCTGGGGCCTTCTGGCCAGCCGTAATGGCGTGTATAACGTGTTCCGGCTTTTCGGTGATGATTTTGAACGTCGGGACGCCCCCGGCGCACAAAGCGGGAAAATCCGCTTGGGTAATTATTTCGCCGGTCTTGACATGGCGTTTTTCGGCGGCGTGGAATATCGCACACCTGTGAAGGGGCTCACGGCCAAACTGGAATACAGCAGCATAGATACGTCCCGGGTTCCGGAATTTTCCCATTTGGAAGATCGCTCGGCATTTAACGTGGGGCTGAATTATAAACCTTTTCCCTGGCTGGATCTGGCTGTGGGATATGAACATGGAGACCGCCTGACTTTTCGTTTTGTCCTGAGCCAGAACCTGCATAAGGTCAAGCCGGCCGGGTGGGCCAAAGGACGGGAGCCTGTCCCGGTGCGTCTGCGCGAACCAGGAGAGGAAGCCCTGGCGGAGCCACGCGTCCCGACGCAGACAGATCAGCCCCCCCAAGACAGTGATCGGCTTTTTGTGCGTCTCAAGGGGCTGGGGTATCACATTGTTGAGGTATCAGGCCGGGGGCGGGGCATCCGGCTGACCCTTCAGAGGGCCGAACAGTCAGGCAGCCATGAAAACTTGTCGGCTCTTGGCGCCGTTCTGGAAGACTATGAACAGGCCGAACTCATCATCAGAAACGCGGGCACAGAAGACGACAGGCTTGCGGCCCGGCGAGAGGATGGACTTGGTCGCATGGCGCAGGAACGATTCCGGCAAT from the Luteithermobacter gelatinilyticus genome contains:
- a CDS encoding SLBB domain-containing protein; the protein is MRFKLLTNRLIGTLVKTVAGYVSKPQRNRLSITGALGLLLLMVAGVQNAAAQTFDPSLLEDLRRKSMSGTPRTITSPVDRGREMTLSEQARQELILRQKKRYQKPSRLEEDYRNRVDQEELSQFGYSLFENLPYEREVITGTVSDNYILGVGDELVITFQGSKTETLVIKVDREGRVTLPEIRPITVVGRTLGDFKKTLSEQVAETLIGTEAYVSLSSFRMISVIVAGEVFDPGIVRTTSLSSALEVLMMAGGVKKSGSLRNIKILRGNDVFKVDLYDLLLGHGAGSVPLLDGDRIVVPVVGPTVAVTGDVVRPGIYELKNPAGISVDNALKLAGGTIRPTGYSFSHVRLDAEGKQAFSKVSSKDLLKGSEALIATMRENSQTGKIELVGHVKIPGVRSLATASTIRELVGRVENLDDDPYMLFGVIERVDGKTRNRKLIEFSPEKIFFGGQDIPLQDQDRIVFFGRDDIAYLTSQEVREVIMSGEYLVKKTLDNRTLNKNYCAPLDNLARIIKDTQSERFATAVRAVFVRKETEEERIRDREELAGEDLDKLREDMERRALLSRQQKEASFSPRPANVEVDTEDGEASRKMQLTFCPAIYSEVEYLLPFTLEYVVSVDGAVRQPGVYPITPETSVASLLSVSGGTSHDANLARIEVANFENGGGAAHRIMNWEYVDAMSASLENVTLNPGGSVRIGSVHTNFEPGAVLLSGEFKQPGVYTIRKGEKLSELILRAGGFTEQAYPYGAIFTRKRVKELQEAELRRTAERLRSAMVSASVKKSVEADSLMAARQLTEQVASTEMMGRVVIEADPVKLALDPAKDIVLEAGDALFVPKRPNFIVAIGDVLNPGALQFVPGKTVKEYLEEVGGFSRSADEDRVFVVYPNGVARPVQLSSWGGDRNLSLPPGSAVVVPTDLSPYDSLTLIKEIGSIVQSLAVSAASLAVIFTN